TGTCGAAAACAGCATCGACCGCGACCTTGCGTGCCCCCTCTACCCCGGCGAGAACTTCCTGCTCTGCCACAGGTATGCCCAGTTTATCGTAAACCGCCTTGATCTCAGGATCGAGCTCGTCGAGCGACTTGAGCTTCTCTTTCTTCTTGGGCGCGGCGTAGTAATACGCATCCTGATAATCGATCTTGGGATAGCCGACCTTTGCCCAATCTGGCTCTGCCATGGTCTGCCACAGGCGGAAAGCTTTCAACCTCCATTGGAGCATCCATTCAGGCTCATCCTTTTTGGCCGAGATGAACCGAACCGTATCTTCAGTAAGACCCTTCTCAGCAAATTCGGTTTCGATGTCCGCAGACCAACCATGCTCATAATCAGCCGCTTTGGCCGCAGCTTCCTTCGCATCGCGGTCGATGATGTCTTCGTCCTGGATGTCGATATTCTCGCTCATGCCGGTTCCCTGGCCATTTCTTTTTCTGCGCGAGCAAGGCTGATTAGCGAAATCTCCGCGAGCGCGCCGCGCAAGGCATTGTTGATCATCGGCCAATGGGGTTTGACCGAACAGTTGTGGTCGACCGCGCAGTCTTGCCCTTCCACACAGGCGGTCAGTGCAATCGGCCCTTCGACTGCTTCAACGATATCTGCAACGCTGATCGCAGCGGCAGGTCGGGCCAGCTGCAAACCCCCGCCTGCGCCGCGCACTGATCGCAGCAATCCCGCGCCGGTCAGTTTGCTAACCACCTTCTGGACAGTTGGTGCAGGCAGACCGGTCTCGTTTGCCAATTCGGCAGCTGACACTCGCCCACCGCCACAATGGCGCGCAGCCGCGCTCATGATAACGACAGCATAGTCCGCAAGGTTCGATAGTCGCATAGGGCCTTTACATAAATTGGACTGATTCGTTC
The Altererythrobacter ishigakiensis genome window above contains:
- a CDS encoding SUF system Fe-S cluster assembly regulator, yielding MRLSNLADYAVVIMSAAARHCGGGRVSAAELANETGLPAPTVQKVVSKLTGAGLLRSVRGAGGGLQLARPAAAISVADIVEAVEGPIALTACVEGQDCAVDHNCSVKPHWPMINNALRGALAEISLISLARAEKEMAREPA